A window of Candidatus Methanomethylophilaceae archaeon genomic DNA:
TTCAGCTGTGAGTGTGTGGTGGATGCAGGGTGGATGACCAATGACTTCACATCCGCCACATTCGCCAGGAGCGAGAACAGTTCGAGGCTGTCTATGAACTTCTTCGCATCCTCCTCAGTTCCATCGATATCGAAGGTGAATATGGATCCGGCACCGTTAGGGAAGTATCTGTTGTAGATTGCGTGTGTAGGCTGATCGGGGAATGAAGGGTGGCTGATGCTTCTGACCTTCTTGTTGTTCTTCAGGTAGTCCAATACCTTGAGGGTATTCTCAACATGTCTGTCGACACGCAAGGAAAGGGTCTCCAATCCCTGCAACAGCACGAATGCTGTGATCGGGGAGATCGACGCTCCGGTATCACGGAGGAGTACTGCTCTGATCCTTGTTACGAATGCTGCGGGTCCAAGAGCTTTGTAGAAGCTCACGCCGTGGTAGCTCTCATCAGGTTCCGTGAGTCCGGGGAACTTTCCGTTGTCCCAATTGAACTTTCCTTCCTCGATGATCAATCCTCCGAGAACGGTTCCATGTCCTCCGATGAACTTCGTTGCGGATTCGACTACGATGTCCGCTCCGTGTTCCAAAGGCCTTATGAGGTACGGGGTTGCGAATGTGTTATCGACTATCAGAGGGATTCCATGTTTGTGAGCGATCTCTGAAAGCTTCTCGAAATCGGATACATTGGAGTTAGGATTTCCCAGCGTCTCTGTGAACAGTGCTTTGGTCTTTTCATCGATTGCCTTCTCGATTGCATCGTAATCATCAGGTTCCACAAATTTCGTTGTGATCCCATAGGTAGGCAATGTGTGCTGGAAGAGGTTGTATGATCCTCCGTAGATGGTTTTTGAG
This region includes:
- a CDS encoding aminotransferase class I/II-fold pyridoxal phosphate-dependent enzyme; protein product: MPPKKKEVKQMSNDNVPTGPNNAKNQRFETLQLHVGQEQPDPVTDSRAVPIYLTTSYVFHDSKHAADRFGLRDAGNIYGRLTNSTQDVLEKRIAALEGGSAALALASGAAAITYTILNITHAGDNIVSSKTIYGGSYNLFQHTLPTYGITTKFVEPDDYDAIEKAIDEKTKALFTETLGNPNSNVSDFEKLSEIAHKHGIPLIVDNTFATPYLIRPLEHGADIVVESATKFIGGHGTVLGGLIIEEGKFNWDNGKFPGLTEPDESYHGVSFYKALGPAAFVTRIRAVLLRDTGASISPITAFVLLQGLETLSLRVDRHVENTLKVLDYLKNNKKVRSISHPSFPDQPTHAIYNRYFPNGAGSIFTFDIDGTEEDAKKFIDSLELFSLLANVADVKSLVIHPASTTHSQLNEAELKEQGISPSTIRLSIGTEHINDIIADLDQAFAKIRTNQKEESKEEKKGFLGKIFGKKE